Within Anolis sagrei isolate rAnoSag1 chromosome X, rAnoSag1.mat, whole genome shotgun sequence, the genomic segment aaattttcaaccccccccccgaaattttaaacccctcccgaattttttttctggctacggccctgccctgAACAACTTGTAAAAGGCCCCAAATTGCCAAAACTCTCAACTTCCATCAGTATTGCCTTTGAAAAATtgtgcagatctcttgggaagaagactgGTGGTGCAGAAACGCCAGTCTTCTGGAAGAagtagcaaagaccaccagcattgaaaccaTGACCCTCTGCCATCCACTTTGTTGGGCCAAATGCaccattgtctgaatgcccagaaaccagtctcccaaagcagttgcttgactctcagctcaagaatggaaaatggaatgtctgTGGatggcaaaagagatttaaagatggacttaaagtgAATCTTTAAAAATGTGGCATCAACACCGAGAGAGAATTGAAAAGGCCTTGCCTCCGAGCGTTGAATAGAGGTCAGCAGTTGCCAACAATTCCATGGATTTTGAAGAAGCAGAAATAGAGGGTGAAAGCGaggaacatgtcaagaggaagaaggtgctTCAAGCAAACCTttgtcaggactgccttccatctggaaacctacATCCTAAATGTGAAAGAAAGAACGTCCGTATCCAGTCATTCACGGATCTAACTTTGGAAGATAATCAGACTTGGTTACAAGGGATCACTGATGAGTTTGTTGtggaactttgtgttttctcctaCAAAGCCTTTCTATGGAGAATCCCAACTCACTGTCTGCCTGACTATACATCCTTGCTTTATGTAGCATGGAACAATgacaaatggcattgaattgctttaactatgagtgCAAATATGCCTATAGTATGAAATGGAATACCCATCTTATAAAGAAGTTGCACCATCTATTGGTAAAAGTGAATAGTGCAGACGAGGCAGAAGGAAATATTCTTCTTAAGGCCCGTTCACAAGACACAATTCCtggcactatgattccatttgaATTGTGATGAAATGCTGGGGTTTGTATTTAGGGAGGGGTAATTGAcaatgctctttttttttttttgtgcatcTTTTGATGACTATGGACCTGAATGCGTACCGTCGAGACATCAGCCTTCCAGGATGAGCCAGAATCTGAAAGCAATAAAGAATGGCTCCCCGACTCTTAACCTGGCCATGGATTTGACTTGATTGGGACTACTGAACCAATTGGAAACAGTGACCATAACCAGTGTTCTCAAAGGCAATATATACAGAAGAGGGTGATTGCAAAGGAAGCTGGACGCAATCATGTTTGACTTAGATGGAGAAGGCTTCTCAGAAGTGACAGAATGAGTCAAAACAGAAGCAATATCAAGATCAGATCACTCAGGGAAGCTTGGAGATTATTAATGGAAGCAGGAGTGGATACTGCAGATCTTGACAGGTCCTGcaagtccaaaagacctgaacTGCAGGGGAGAGTGATGTTGGATTTGAACTATGATGGAAGAGCTGCATCGAGCTCACTAACCCCtcgcctacatgctggctagatttaacatcatgccatctccgctccatagaggaagactcaatggtctACCAAGCAATAAGAGGCTTTGTCCCTGTAGCACAGGACAGCTGGATTCCATCCCGCATATTCTTCTGCCCTGCCCACTTTACCAGGATCTAAGATCTAGCTTACTACCACATGGTATAGATTCCTTGAAAAACTACTGTGACTCAGACAaagtaattatgtttttaaattgtcaagattttagctgctgcctttcagtggcaaaattcctgaatgaagtctgtaaactgaatgtgtagcaaatgtgaagttcctttttctattatttgtactgtattttatacctctttgctatgtaaatgccaataaaggcttattggattggaAGAGCTGCATCATTACCAATATGGATCAAAATCCAATTCTTATTCTCAACTAAAATAGACTTTTTGAAGATGTGCTCTTACCCAAGTGTGGTCTTGCTAAGTTACCATTCATTTTATGGGTATAAATACTCCACATGGGCCATCATGGGATAGTTGAGTGCTGATTTAGGTCTGGAGGAGGCCTAGgatcaaatccctgttcagccacagaaacctgtaaaggaaggcaagggcaaacctcaGCAGAGCACatttcataaaaaaaaaaaaaacaacataggAGAGGGTTGCCACAATTCAGCGTCCACCTGCAgccacatcacaacaacaagtaGCTGAAACATACGGGCTCTTTTAGCAACAATATCAACAACTGTACTTAAAAGGTGTGTTCAATACACCAGTCGACACTGGTTCAATAGCCCTTTATAACAGTCTTAGAAAGGCCGCCCGCTGCTACTTTTCCGTTCAAAGTGAAGAGCAAAAGTTGAGTGACAGTAGCTTGTCAAGGTCAGGTCTGAAGCCAAACCCATCCCAGTGACTTTGCAGTCCACACATATACAAACTcgttcctccctttctcttttctggTAGCCAAAGAGATGAGAGCCAATAGGAAGGCAATGCTATCTTTTCGGTGAAAGTGCTTAAATTTTccatttggaggaggaggagatggggtgGAGTCCACCCCCTTTGGCTGTATTAAAAGATTTCGGCGCTGTCCCTGGCCGTCCTTCCCTCCTTCGCTCTCAGTGTCATCTCTTTTGCTCCCACAGACAACAAACATGGTAAGATGTTGAACTTCTATACAAATTGTAACTAGACTTTAGGACTGTTCATTTTGGACTGCCTTCTTTGGGGAAGAATCTCTCATATCACATGAGTGTTTACTACATTGTTAATCATTCATTTTTTACCAtttctatctttattttattGCCATTCTCTAGTATTAGTTGGGCCATTCATCATGGATTGAACATGTTCATGTgttgcactggggggggggggggtgcaataaTGTAAATGTTTGTTAATGTCTCTGTTTTATTCTTTTTGGCAGACAACTTACACCGATAAAGGACAGAAGGTAAGCTGAAGTTTACATTAaatatgtcccccccccccccttagaaaAGCATCACACAGTCAATTATATTATGAGGCAAATTGCATTAGCCAGGGGTGTAACTATCAGGGGGCAAAATTAGGATATTGACTCCCAATACAAAGTCTGTGTCTTGAAAAGACATTTGTCTTTGGTCTCCAAATTCCAAACATTACAGAGAGTGAGAAATTGGGTTCTACATGTGATAGAACACTTCTGTATGCTCTATGGACATTCCCTTGGTCCCTTTGCCTGGCCCTTTCTTTGGGTGTTTGAACTCTGCTGGCATAATAGCAACATTGATCATTTTCACATCTTTCTCTTTTAAATACAGTCCACAGTACACCACAGTACACACTATTTAAACCTATGTagaggcagtctctgagttatgAACTTACGACTTATGTACAACTAATGGTTTCAAACGGGCATCTCCCCTTCCTCGCTGCTATGAAATCTTATTACTGAGccaaagcattttttttcctccaacccctttctttttagttcctattgatctctccaaaccccttcccccctttcttcctatCGATCTTTCCAAacccccttttcctctttcttcctatcCATATCTTTTCAAAACCCTTTTCTTCCTATCGATTTCTCCATCCTTTCTGACAGCACTTTTAATTGCACTGGTTCAATGTTATGCAATGCTGGAATTCATAGTTCACTGAGGCGGCAGCATTCTCTTGTGacgacagctcccagaatcccatagcaatgaaccaggacagttaaagtggtgtcaaactgcattcgttccacACTCCCAAGGAAGCTGGGGCAGGATAAACAGGAGAGGCTCCTGGAGGGAAGGGTTATCTATTTCTATGgttggtgttttttgtttttttgtttttgttttaaatgggATTCAAATCACACACAAACTATAATGTGCAGCTTTTTGGCCAagttacaaagagtgcactttttgcttgACCTGTTCCGACTTgcaaacaaattaaacttaaggatGAATCTACAgaccctatcttgtttgtaacatggGGAATGCCTGTATTTCAGGAAGGAATCGACTCACCACCTAAGCTTTTCCCCACATTATTCCAGACAAATGGGCACCAGCCGCAAAATGTACACTCACCTGGACAAAGCAGGCAGTTCTGAATTCATCTGTTGGGTGTGCCTTGATGAATTATGTATTTGTGCAGCTATAATAGTCTACAATTTTAGGTGTGCGCTAGAAATGTCTTCGAGTTTGAAGCCCATCCATCAAATGCGTCAGTTTTGCTCTGATCTTGTGTTGGTTCTCCATTGTGGCAGAGTAATGAAGAGATGCCTTACCGAAGTCCTACCTTAAACAATACAACTTTTTCAAAGACTAAACAACAAATAAGCCCTAATCTAGCCCATGGAAAGGCATTTCCAAGTCCCACTGAAACAAGTCTTTTTTTGGTTGGATCCTACCCTAAAATAGAAGTCCTCTGTGCAATCCTGTGATGACTTTGAAAAAGAATAGCAGTGTCTTTGCTAAACAAGCTGCACTGTGTCCTGATTCCTATGAACCAAGCTAACATTGTGTGCTGCTTCCTGGGGGAAGGGGCCTTCTGTTGAATCCAATGGAATCACCTTCCAAAGTTGAGCCCCTTTAGTCTGGCATTTAAGCAACAGGTATCTTGGGGACAAGGCACAAAGGAAACACATATcccttttaaaagattttttaagGAGATAAGAGATTGCCCCTCGTCACTCCTATCTTCTTTAGCTCATCCCCTCTGTCCAgcttggtcaatattttctaggAGAATTAATATTTAACATGGCAAGGTTATCAAAGCGCTTGTGAAAGACCTTTTCAAACAAATCCAGCGCCAAGCTTGTCAACCGGACAAAGAGTTTGGGAACATTCTTTCTTTAAGACTATAGCTCATGTATGTTTTATTTCCCCATATTGTTAATATGGATATAATTTTgcaccccctcccctttttgggagatggataTAAATGAagatattatgtattattattaagaggGATGACAAAATAAGTTTGGCACTCCTGGCAAGAAGGACAAGTGCCTCTTTATATTAGTTCACCTTTTAAAGTACGTTCAAAAGTGCTGCACCAGAGCATCAAATTGCCCCCAAAGTTCTCAGAAAAGACACCGATAGCTGCCGAAGGAGAACAGCCAAACATGTGCCCTTTTTTGACTACAACTTCTATAATCCAAGTGGAAGAATGGGTTGTTAAGATTGCAGAGTTCGCCCAAATTGTGACATTAATGTGGGTTTCCAAGAATATGCCaactaaagatttttttaaaaaaatattggaaatccTTTACGCATGTGTTGAGCAATGAGAAATCTTTCAATGGTTGTTAGTAATTTTAGTAGGGTTATTTAGCTGGATCTGTAATGGTAGAATAATAGAATGGTAGAATAGtctccttttggagagaaaaagtggggtattaataataataatattttaaaaaattatccccATTACAATCAGGAGTAGAGGATCAgtgctttttttctttcacccttttcttccttctgtttcttttgttttaaaatagatATCATTTTGATTAGATATTCAGTTGTTAGTGTtgaaaatcaatcaatcaatcaaaaccgTCACCATCTCAAGTTCGAGAAAGGATGCACCCGCACTTTACATTTATAGCAGTTGGATCCCGTTTTAACTGCTGTGTCTCCTATCAAATCCTGGGGTTGGTAGTTGCAGAAATCCTTAAAATCGGAGAAAGCCATGTTTAGTTAGTTACTTGAGCTCCAAATGCTCTTGCACTTTGAGCTTGGTTTGCAGTAACTGAAGTAAGCCAAGGTCAAAGGGcaaagaggcagaggaggagaggaaaaaggggATAATTTTCAAGCTGCTAAAACGTGGGACGGCAGAGGATAAATTAGGATTGCTGCTTCCAAACCATTGGAGGGTATATCTTTCAAAAACAAGTTGACTTTGAGGACCTACAATGATCCCGAGTATTGATGTTGTCCCCCCAGTTCTAGGGCATTGGAAAACCCCTGACAGTTGCCCATAGTGCAAGGCTCAATTGCCAAATGGTTGGCTTCCCATACACAGGACACTTGGAGGTCCGGGAAGCATCAAAGGACAGCCAGGTGTGGTTCTGAGTTGGATTTTGAGGCTATGGCCTGTTCCGTGTACTGCTTCCTCCCGATGCTCAAGAGCCACTCTTgactcctcttccttccccttttcagcCGGAGAGAGGCCGGTTTCTCCACTTCCattccttgacattctgggttggAAATGCCAAGCAGGTGAGACTCAGGTTGAGAAGCCTTTGTGGTGAAGAGCCTCCAGAATCCCTATGCTTTGGCTTGAAACCCCGGGTGGGTGTGTTGTGGCAGGGGTGCGCACAGCAGAGCCATTGGTTGCTGAGAAGGGGCATGGCACACtgatggggaggggggcaggggaggaGTGTCTGACTTTGAATGAACAATTGGTATACAGGTTGTTGGGCTGCGGAGAGTGTGTTTAACACACGAGTGAATGGCTTTGGTTGCAGGAGACTGGTCTTTGGACTTGCCTGATGCAACCCAGAAGAGGCTGGGCTCGGTTGTTTGCTGGGAGGCCATGGGGCGTGTATGTGGGGTGGGACTGCTGACCCAAGAGCGGGAGGGGAGAAAGCAAGACGGCAGCCGCCAAGCTTCCTAAGACCCACATTGGCCTGTCACCTTGGtgatcagagtctggaaagcatCCTTATTTCATTTGCTAGATGTGGACTTCAACTACAAAAAGTTCCCTTTAGGGACTGCAACTCCACAGACCCTCCACTCAGATTCTGGAATATGTTGTTCAATTCCCAAtcccaattttattattattcagcaacCAAATACAAGTTATagccaaaagggaaaaaaaatcatgattaaacagtacaataaacaattaaaaggtTTTAGAAAATTAAAGAACATATCCAAACGCCACAAATATAATTAATACAAAACTTACCCATCATATTTCTCTGGAGAAATCATTAATCTCCGTTATTCTCCTGGGCAGCTTACAGCAAATCTAGAGACATTCAGCAGGCACAGGAAGCAAAGGAAAATGGGCCACTTTCAATGTTGCTTTGGGCTGTGAGAGGGTTTGGGAATACCTGAACCGAAATGACATATCTCTGTTTGTATATTTGGAAGGCCGCCTCGTTTTATTGCAACAAAATGGGGTTTGAAGAATTTGCCTATCGAGGTCTGGAGACAGGGAGCCGGGAGGTAGCATCCCATGTGATCAAGCAAGACAAGGTGAGACAGCAAGGCAAGGAGACACTTCACTTATTTGAATGTAAGCAGTAGAGGAGACAACGGATGGAGATTTCGAATGGGAAGAGATGGGGTTTTATATTAAGCCGCTAGTGGTGCCAACATGATATTCTTTATGATGCTAAATCAAAACGGATTTCTCAGCCCAAGTATTTTAAGCTGATTTCTAGAGCAGGGTAAGTGAGCACATTTATCTTCTCCATTTACTGCCAAAGCAGATGTTGTTTTTCGGCTCTAAATCCAATTGTTCGTGCCAAGCTCTCATTTATCAAATGGATCTACTCTCGTTGGAGTTGGGCCATTGTTTTTGACGGCCTGTTGTCTTTGGGTTTGATACTTCTGTTTTGCATACTGCCTTGGTGATGTCAGGAAGATGGTACAACAACATTCTGACAACAAAAAGCAGGCAAAACAAATCATCTTTAAAATGTATCCAAAATGCAAATTTTCGCAAAGAGCATGAATAGTACACAGAATAATTGCATTTAGAAACACTTCTGACCTCTTTGACCCCAAATCTAGCTGATGAAGAATTTCATTTAGAGAGATAGCATTTTTTGGAGGGGATCTCTCCCCATTTTGCCATCTCCTCATGACATCTCCAGTACCTCTGCCATGGGATTTTGTATAGTTCCTTCAATCATGTGACCTCCACAGCTCCACTTCATTCCTGTTCTCATTTCTTCCAGATAATCTTTGTCTTCTCTTCTGCTCTCAATCCCGGAAATCAAGGTAAAATTCCAGCCTATTCAGAGTAGCTCTTTTTGTTACTAGAAGAGCTACATTCCTTCTTGTTCATGCAAGATATATTGGTGCTTGATCAGTTTTATCTACCTGCTCtcatcccaggtttttttttaattgctgtttcTAATGGGATAGTTACATTTTGTTTTCATCTTTCCACATGTCTGTCTTGTTAGTGTTGTCATCAAAATACGTAATGATtcttactgtttttattatgacCATTACTTTCTTAGCTGTCAGTTGCTTTGGGAAATGTGGGGAACTGTAGTCTAAAGAACTCACCCAGGTTTCGTTTTGGGGCAACTCTGATGATTTTCTCCACCATGAAACTGTCTTGTGTTTTTGCTTCGCTTTCTCATTATGCAGACATGGGAGAGCATTTAGTGAAGCATGGAGATGGAGTCAAAGACATTGCCTTTGAAGTAGAGGACTGTGAATTCATTGTGCAGGTAAACCACAGCCGAGGTCAGCACTTGCTGACCTTTGCAAGTTTCTGCAGAACTCAGAAACTTGCTATCCTTTGCTCGTGCATTCTCCAATAaatgccttttcttttttctgatttctgatatcttttttattttttccttccttccttcctgtctttcttctttcatcaGAAAGCTAGAGAGCGTGGAGCCAAGATAGTGAAAGAGCCCTGGATTGAGGAAGATAAATATGGGAAAGTGAAATATGCCATTGTTCAGACGGTAAGAAAGTTAAAAGGGTTGGTCTTCTCGGTTTGGTTCCTAATTGGATGGGATTGGCCCACTTGCCAGGAGGGTCATTCACATTCtggccttccctccttccttcatctaGTATGGAGACACCACCCACACCCTCATCGAAAAGCTGGGCTATAAAGGCTTTTTCCTGCCAGGGTTTGAGCCTCCACTTTTTAAGGACCCCCTGTTAAAAACACTGTAAGTATTTCAAGGCTGATTCTAGTCATTCCCACTATTCCCAGCATCCAGGCAGTGAGTTTGGAGGTCTATGTGTAGCCAAAATGCTTCCATCTTTGCATCAGAGAACGTTTCTACGTATCCTGGAAAAGTCCAGTACTTGCTCCTTAGGAGGAATTAAGCCCAGAGGGTTCAGTGAAGACAGAGCAACAGTGGTGTTGGGAAAAATGTTAAAATGCAGGATTTGGTCAGTAAAAAATCCTTACAGCAACACCCACAAgaagagtccaaaacacatgtggctgtgttgtttttcattccttccatccatccatctgtttttttgtttttttccctggaGGCTTCATTTGCATCAGAAGCAGGTCTTTCATAAAGCgaatggcatataaatgtagttgAGTGTATGTGAATCACTGGTCATGGCTGACAAGTAATTGTGCGACGCACTAAAGCGACTCGTCATGGAACTTCTGATCTCATCTGCATTTCCTTTGCAGGCCACCAGCAAAGCTGAGTTTCATTGACCACGTGGTGGGCAACCAACCTGATCAGGAGATGGTCTCTGTGGCAGACTGGTGAGTGTTCCTGGTGAGATCCATTTCATGTGAAGTGATGCAAACCACTCTGCAGCCCCCGAGATTACTTTGAGGGCAACACAGGATGCTGAGAGCAGCCTTCCTTCTCCCAGATCTCCTCAGATAGTTTTGAGTGAAGCTTTCCTTATCCCCAGTCATGTGCAAAGGGACATGGGTTGGGAAAAGCTGTTGGGAGAACGgcagaaaggcggtatataaatactgtaaataaataaataaataataataacgttGCCAAGTTTTCATGATAGCAATAAGGGAAATTTGACGTTAATTGTGTTTGCGTTCTGCCTAAATACTGATTTCATGAGCTTCAGGCCCTTTTTCGTAAAAGAAGAGATTGATTTAGAGACACCAACTTGTTGAGATAGCCAAGGTTTACTTGTGTACTGCAACTCTCTTTTATGACCGTCTTTTGCATTTCTTGCACATCCATAGGTACCAGAAAAATCTCTTGTTCCACCGTTTTTGGTCAGTGGACGATAAGCAGGTTCACACAGCATTCAGTGCTCTCCGCTCTATTGTGGTGGCCAATTATGAAGAGACCATTAAGATGCCCATTAATGAGCCTGCAATGGGCAAGAAGAAATCTCAAATTCAGGTAAAAGTCTGGACCTTCTGGGTCTCTAGCTAAAGCAGGCAAGTTTTTTTTCAGGAGGGAAAGATAGCTTTTTCTTGAAATAAAGTAGCCAGGTTTCCTATATTTGGGGGAGATCACCGCTTGAAATGAATCAGAATTGTGCACAGAGGCCTGTATGTAGAGCTAGTGTGTAGTTGAGGACATGGTTTGAGGACAGAACTGAAGAGCAAGGGATTCCCCCTGGTCATGACTTTAAAAAGCAGATATGTTTATAACGCACACTTGCATGCCTTCAGATCAGTAACAGGATGCTGGCCTTCATGTGTAGCACCACATATAGCAAGATTAGCACTGTGTTAGGATTGTGGCCGCTATCTCTGTAGATGCCCTGTGTCCTTTCTTGTATTCTGCAGGAATATGTGGACTATTACGGGGGACCTGGAGTCCAGCACATTGCACTAAATACTTCCGACATAATTGCTGCGGTAAGAGCTATCCATGGGATCTTCCTCCCCACATGCCCACCAAAAAATGGGTTACTTTTGAAATGACCTGCACGATGGCAAAAGTACCCCCTTTCTTGTAGATTACCAACTTGAAAGCACGGGGCCTTGAGTTCATGTCGGTTCCATCCACTTACTACCAGCAACTCCGAGAGAAGCTCAAATCAGCCAAGATCAAGGTGAAGGAGAACATCACTAAACTGGAGGTCAGTTGGGTGACAGGCTTCTCAGTCTCAGTAAAGTTAAGCTTTTATCTGTTTGTTACCTGCTTCATACAAAAATGGATTTTCAGCAAATTTGGAGGGAATTGTGTGTTAACCTCCCTGGGTCCCTTTTGGGaaagagggtggtctagaaataaagttttattattatatattattatattattgcttGGGACAGCCTGACGAGATTTTAGATGTCAACTGATGACAGTTTGAATGGAAGTGTTATGGTGTGTGAAATCCCAAAACAGAATGCCACATTTGGGAAGACTGAAGGAGACCCGAGACTGAGGTGTAACTTGAGGAACATTTGTGCACTCCACGCTCTCCTCCTTCAGGGTGGTCCTTAGGAATGGTTGCTGATTGTCCTGAGCCACGTCAGGTACTACAGCCAAGACTACACATTGTGGTGCGGAATAATGGTTTGCGCCATGGTCTGAGCTGTGAGGAAGGCAGGAAGAGGAAGAATATTTCCTTGAACTTGTAAAGATACTTTT encodes:
- the HPD gene encoding 4-hydroxyphenylpyruvate dioxygenase, with the translated sequence MTTYTDKGQKPERGRFLHFHSLTFWVGNAKQAASFYCNKMGFEEFAYRGLETGSREVASHVIKQDKIIFVFSSALNPGNQDMGEHLVKHGDGVKDIAFEVEDCEFIVQKARERGAKIVKEPWIEEDKYGKVKYAIVQTYGDTTHTLIEKLGYKGFFLPGFEPPLFKDPLLKTLPPAKLSFIDHVVGNQPDQEMVSVADWYQKNLLFHRFWSVDDKQVHTAFSALRSIVVANYEETIKMPINEPAMGKKKSQIQEYVDYYGGPGVQHIALNTSDIIAAITNLKARGLEFMSVPSTYYQQLREKLKSAKIKVKENITKLEELKILVDFDEKGYLLQIFTKPVQDRPTVFLEVIQRYNHQGFGAGNFKSLFEAIEADQDARGNLTILTPSGDSTVM